In Molothrus aeneus isolate 106 chromosome 3, BPBGC_Maene_1.0, whole genome shotgun sequence, a single genomic region encodes these proteins:
- the CD164 gene encoding sialomucin core protein 24 — protein sequence MGRTLTTFTFPLAVLSVACCLCGLAAIATATNTTTVSPPTSVTTASVTVTPTANVTVTPTNATTASSNVTTASSNATTASSATTPHTPIANVTNATTHAPLPKTTVTSATTTTTAAGSNTTVTTVAPVPVPRKSTFDAASFIGGIVLVLGLQAVIFFLYKFCRSKDRNYHTL from the exons ATGGGCCGGACACTTACGACATTTACGTTCCCGCTCGCCGTCCTTTCTGTGGCGTGCTGCCTCTGCGGGCTGGCCGCGATCGCAACAGCGACGAACA cTACCACAGTTTCTCCTCCTACCAGTGTTACTACGGCCAGTGTCACTGTAACACCTACTGCCAATGTCACTGTAACACCCACCAATGCCACCACAGCGTCTTCCAATGTGACCACGGCGTCTTCCAATGCTACCACAGCCAGTTCTGCCACCACACCTCATACTCCTATAG CCAACGTCACCAATGCAACTACTCATGCTCCTCTGCCTAAAACTACCGTGACTTCAGCCACCACGACAACCACTGCTGCAG GTTCAAATACTACTGTTACTACTGTGGCTCCTGTACCCGTTCCACGCAAATCTACGTTTGATGCTGCGAGTTTCATAGGTGGAATTGTCCTTGTTCTGGGTCTGCAggctgttattttctttctgtacaAATTCTGCAGATCTAAAGACCGAAATTACCACACGCTTTAG